The Legionella sp. PATHC032 genome has a window encoding:
- a CDS encoding VOC family protein translates to MFSDPNLVLFYVKNPAKSEEFYKNLLDTQPTESSPTFSMFVLKTGLRLGLWAKEDIEPQAYQTGGGMELSFQVNSNEMVDEIHKQWSDKEISIIQPPTQMDFGYTFVGVDPDEHRLRIFCLKRT, encoded by the coding sequence ATGTTCAGTGATCCTAATCTGGTTTTATTTTACGTGAAAAACCCGGCAAAAAGTGAAGAATTTTATAAGAATCTGTTAGACACTCAACCTACCGAATCTTCACCAACATTCTCTATGTTTGTCCTGAAAACAGGGCTTCGTCTTGGATTATGGGCTAAAGAAGATATTGAGCCTCAAGCCTACCAAACAGGAGGAGGTATGGAGCTGTCCTTTCAGGTTAACAGTAATGAAATGGTCGATGAGATACACAAGCAATGGTCTGATAAAGAAATTTCTATTATTCAACCTCCCACACAAATGGATTTTGGATACACATTTGTTGGTGTTGATCCCGATGAGCATCGTCTTCGTATTTTTTGTCTAAAACGAACGTAA